In one window of Gopherus evgoodei ecotype Sinaloan lineage chromosome 9, rGopEvg1_v1.p, whole genome shotgun sequence DNA:
- the LOC115657092 gene encoding START domain-containing protein 10-like produces the protein MGPRAGGALPAPVFTRPAPSAADLAGSPAPMEPVQVPDADAFRAFQAQCEAERGWQSRYSREGVGVWVQPPPPAGPAVHTVKCCIDIQDVPAETVYDVLHDIEYRRKWDMNVIDTHDIARLATNADVGYYSWKCPKPLKNRDVVTLRSWQVVDKSYMIINFSVKHPQYPPRKDLVRAVSILAGYLVQSTGPNSCTLTYLAQVDPKGKLPKWVVNKASQYLAPRMLKKMQKACLKYPSWKQQHNVSVKPWLYPEQNKLPTMMLSDLALQHAASLENIDESSLSEVKDERGDHSGSEN, from the exons ATGGGGCCGCGAGCGGGTGGGGCTTTGCCGGCACCTGTGTTCACCCGTCCGGCGCCTTCCGCTGCTGACCTTGCCGGCTCCCCAGCGCCAATGGAGCCTGTGCAGGTGCCCGACGCCGACGCCTTCCGGGCCTTCCAGGCTCAGTGCGAGGCAGAgcgcggctggcagagcagataCAGCCGGGAGGGCGTCGGGGTGTGGGTGCAGCCGCCCCCGCCCGCCGGCCCCGCCGTGCACACCGTCAAG TGCTGCATTGACATCCAAGATGTGCCAGCGGAGACGGTATATGATGTGCTGCATGACATTGAGTATCGCAGGAAATGGGACATGAACGTCATTGACACACATGACATTGCCCGGCTTGCCACCAATGCTGATGTCGGCTACTACTCCT GGAAGTGTCCAAAGCCCTTAAAGAACAGAGATGTGGTGACACTGCGATCCTGGCAGGTTGTGGATAAATCTTACATGATCATCAACTTCTCTGTCAAACACCCG CAATATCCTCCCCGAAAGGACCTGGTAAGGGCTGTTTCTATCTTGGCGGGGTACTTGGTGCAGTCGACTGGACCAAACAGCTGCACCTTGACTTACCTGGCTCAGGTGGACCCCAAAG GGAAACTGCCAAAGTGGGTTGTGAATAAAGCTTCCCAGTACCTGGCACCAAGG ATGCTGAAGAAGATGCAAAAGGCCTGCTTGAAATACCCCTCCTGGAAACAGCAGCACAATGTCAGTGTGAAGCCCTGGCTGTATCCTGAGCAGAACAAGCTCCCCACCATGATGCTGTCAGACCTGGCACTCCAGCATGCTGCCTCTCTGGAGAACATTGATGAGAGCAGCCTGTCAGAGGTGAAGGACGAGAGGGGAGACCACAGTGGCTCTGAGAACTGA